In the genome of Parasteatoda tepidariorum isolate YZ-2023 chromosome 10, CAS_Ptep_4.0, whole genome shotgun sequence, the window CGATGGTTTTCGCATGTCTCTTGCTGAATAACGTATTCCATAAAAGATCTGCCGGAACCATCCGGAGTTTTGTCCACACCCCTCCCTTGTGGAGTGTGGATGTGAAATGTTATAGCCACCAGCCGacctttaaataaaccttttgaTAACGTATTATGGCTTATGACTGCATTATTAAAGctgaatacaacaatgataacagggatgtagccctgttattataAGACGACAGGATAGTTGCTTGAGGAGGAAACTTGCGCATTTCTCTCTCAGAATCTAAGCTTAGCGGAGACGGGCTGTGACTTCGGGAAACCTCATCCCATCACCCACCGGggtaaaaaatacatcaaaaatatcGAATATCCCATTCGCATGGACAGTTGAAAATTTATCAAGTCAAATTCTGCTGCAACACAtggtaattaattattcatccagtatcttctacaaaaaataaattcttcgaTCATCAAacttttcgtttatttaaatgataccTACGCCCAGTGGAACTCAACGATCATCGATTTTCCATATGTCTATGCTGCATGTTATGTCTACGTTCTGAAGGCGATGGATACAACTAGAGAGctgaaattcaatattattcatCCCTCttggataaaaaagaaaatctgcaTTGTCCATGTCCCTTGTCCATCCATTTAATGTCCTGATagacattaaaaagtttttgatttgaaaCCCCATCCCTTCCGTCCGGAAAGTTTTGTTATGCCTTTCTCCCAGAGCTGCTCTGGATTTTATTGTCAATAAATTGTTCTCACCTCGCCTCATTCAAGGAGAAATATGATTCCTCTTAAggaagaaattattaaacaaatttcatctGATGTTGTGGTTTTCAAGATCGACCTTTCTCACGTATCCTttttgtggtaatttttttttgcatttctccTAAGacaatttcttgaatttttattgattaaattaaaaaaaaaattaaaaaagcactcatgtaaataacaaaaatcatagattatgattttaaacttttttttctcttacttgaTGTTTTAATtgagacaattattttttatacatttatcgtatttactgttgaaatttttttttcttcttgagaaatttttattttcagtgaatTGATTGTTTTTGATTGACATaagaaatgtttagaaaaattattttcatatttattgttttatgtgtTACAGTTTCTATGATTTATTGAttagttgaatttatatttttgttttactatagTGTTTAGGGTTAAGATGAAAATGccattaaaatgtttctttttctcttcaaCGAAATTGATGAAGGTCGACGTTGGAGAGAAGGTTGCTTTTATTGACATTAGATACGAGTCGTGCTCTAAaccttttattatgaaatttaatcaatCGAATATATTTAATGGTTGAATTGCTTTTCGTATGTTtaccttgcttttttttttaaaaaaaattataatataatattgtatttatagtgcatttaaaatgtttttgaaggaaataaatgTGGTTGAAGTAAATGTCCAAAAAGTTCAAATGATTCGAAGATAGATCTTGGTAATGGATGCATACATCATCAGGTTAATATcgacgagaaaaaaaaaactgagaacaGAATAGAAAATGTggacttaaaagaaatttgtaattcttttacttttttggaCTTGgtcaaaactaaattattcctattaaaaaaaaatataaaaaaaagtgaaaacttaAATGTTACCCAAACAAAAGGACATTTAACACTTagcaaaatttttgagtttccCTTTATTACGATAGGCTAAACTGCTAACTCAACTAAGTTTTTTATACTTGATACTGAtttaccatatatatatatgctttagTAGGGCTGCAAACTTGcaaagatttttgtttgtttattgattgtGTCGGGCCAGTTGTTACTCAATTTGGTAAGAGACTGATCATCTCTGCTAATTCTGAAAGTGACAACTTATCTTTGCACATTAGACAGCAGAATTCTCAAAATGTTAAggttaaaaatggtgaaaaaaataaaagttaaagatgtttcagtaaaagtaagcatcgaaaaaataaaagtaagatgtttcagtaaaagtaaacatcgaaaaaataagagttacacatgtttcagtaaaagtaaacattgaaaaaataatgtaaagggtaacaaaaagaaaaggaaaaataggaagaaaaaaaatgaccaagaagctaattacaaaaaaaaaaatttaagtcaacaaaatttagaaatagttcATGTATCAAAGTTTAGGAAATACCACAACCCacaaatgttgaaattaaatcatgaatagtgtccaaaagaaaagaaatgttttttttttaactttcttcaaAGGAAGAAGTAAACCCTATTTTTTGGGAGATCCGAATCGCGTTTGGAGATGTTTACCTCAGCATCATTTGGATGTGAGGGCGATGAaagttgtactttttttttctcaacaaggcgagaaaaatataataaactatttttgtatatGTCCAATCTGGATCTCTCAATTTCCCTCTGCTTCatgaaattctgttttcctCCATTTTAACGGGGAATACAGATTTTCATCAAGTAAATAACCCCTTTTAACCACACAGAATCTTCAATTCTGAATAAATGACACATGTTGTCCAgttcatttgcataaaaattttgtatatttttgtgtgaaaaaattttttgaaaattttagtagattagttatataaatatgcttcatttttcttactgttaaattgcattaacatgctttttatatttttgtctaacatataattgaaaaaaaaatatttgtagtagGGAAAAGGAACAGTCATACCaacctaaattttataaatttaaagtattcaaatttttttattttgcttaccaaatttttttttttttgggggggggggaatgtaatacaaaaattataaatacttttgtattaataacaacattaaaactctttcgttttcattaaatgtctttggtaaagaataggtgtagaaattctattttgggacttcaaggctgaaaacataccattgaattataattagatttatattttaaaggaggagttatttttagaatgttgACCCTCTTTCatttccatattaggaagcattaaatgattttcattaatGCATAAGGTTACAAGACTGAGCCTTTTTACTCAATTTCTATAAGTATTTAATTCGAGACCGATGGTTTTCGCATGTCTCTTGCTGAATAACTTATTCCATAAAAGATCTGCCGGAACCATCCAGAGTTTTGTCCACCCCCCTCCTTTGTGGagtggatatatatatatataNNNNNNNNNNNNNNNNNNNNNNNNNNNNNNNNNNNNNNNNNNNNNNNNNNNNNNNNNNNNNNNNNNNNNNNNNNNNNNNNNNNNNNNNNNNNNNNNNNNNNNNNNNNNNNNNNNNNNNNNNNNNNNNNNNNNNNNNNNNNNNNNNNNNNNNNNNNNNNNNNNNNNNNNNNNNNNNNNNNNNNNNNNNNNNNNNNNNNNNNNNNNNNNNNNNNNNNNNNNNNNNNNNNNNNNNNNNNNNNNNNNNNNNNNNNNNNNNNNNNNNNNNNNNNNNNNNNNNNNNNNNNNNNNNNNNNNNNNNNNNNNNNNNNNNNNNNNNNNNNNNNNNNNNNNNNNNNNNNNNNNNNNNNNNNNNNNNNNNNNNNNNNNNNNNNNNNNNNNNNNNNNNNNNNNNNNNNNNNNNNNNNNNNNNNNNNNNNNNNNNNNNNNNNNNNNNNNNNNNNNNNNNNNNNNNNNNNNNNNNNNNNNNNNNNNNNNNNNNNNNNNNNNNNNNNNNNNNNNNNNNNNNNNNNNNNNNNNNNNNNNNNNNNNNNNNNNNNNNNNNNNNNNNNNNNNNNNNNNNNNNNNNNNNNNNNNNNNNNNNNNNNNNNNNNNNNNNNNNNNNNNNNNNNNNNNNNNNNNNNNNNNNNNNNNNNNNNNNNNNNNNNNNNNNNNNNNNNNNNNNNNNNNNNNNNNNNNNNNNNNNNNNNNNNNNNNNNNNNNNNNNNNNNNNNNNNNNNNNNNNNNNNNNNNNNNNNNNNNNNNNNNNNNNNNNNNNNNNNNNNNNNNNNNNNNNNNNNNNNNNNNNNNNNNNNNNNNNNNNNNNNNNNNNNNNNNNNNNNNNNNNNNNNNNNNNNNNNNNNNNNNNNNNNNNNNNNNNNNNNNNNNNNNNNNNNNNNNNNNNNNNNNNNNNNNNNNNNNNNNNNNNNNNNNNNNNNNNNNNNNNNNNNNNNNNNNNNNNNNNNNNNNNNNNNNNNNNNNNNNNNNNNNNNNNNNNNNNNNNNNNNNNNNNNNNNNNNNNNNNNNNNNNNNNNNNNNNNNNNNNNNNNNNNNNNNNNNNNNNNNNNNNNNNNNNNNNNNNNNNNNNNNNNNNNNNNNNNNNNNNNNNNNNNNNNNNNNNNNNNNNNNNNNNNNNNNNNNNNNNNNNNNNNNNNNNNNNNNNNNNNNNNNNNNNNNNNNNNNNNNNNNNNNNNNNNNNNNNNNNNNNNNNNNNNNNNNNNNNNNNNNNNNNNNNNNNNNNNNNNNNNNNNNNNNNNNNNNNNNNNNNNNNNNNNNNNNNNNNNNNNNNNNNNNNNNNNNNNNNNNNNNNNNNNNNNNNNNNNNNNNNNNNNNNNNNNNNNNNNNNNNNNNNNNNNNNNNNNNNNNNNNNNNNNNNNNNNNNNNNNNNNNNNNNNNNNNNNNNNNNNNNNNNNNNNNNNNNNNNNNNNNNNNNNNNNNNNNNNNNNNNNNNNNNNNNNNNNNNNNNNNNNNNNNNNNNNNNNNNNNNNNNNNNNNNNNNNNNNNNNNNNNNNNNNNNNNNNNNNNNNNNNNNNNNNNNNNNNNNNNNNNNNNNNNNNNNNNNNNNNNNNNNNNNNNNNNNNNNNNNNNNNNNNNNNNNNNNNNNNNNNNNNNNNNNNNNNNNNNNNNNNNNNNNNNNNNNNNNNNNNNNNNNNNNNNNNNNNNNNNNNNNNNNNNNNNNNNNNNNNNNNNNNNNNNNNNNNNNNNNNNNNNNNNNNNNNNNNNNNNNNNNNNNNNNNNNNNNNNNNNNNNNNNNNNNNNNNNNNNNNNNNNNNNNNNNNNNNNNNNNNNNNNNNNNNNNNNNNNNNNNNNNNNNNNNNNNNNNNNNNNNNNNNNNNNNNNNNNNNNNNNNNNNNNNNNNNNNNNNNNNNNNNNNNNNNNNNNNNNNNNNNNNNNNNNNNNNNNNNNNNNNNNNNNNNNNNNNNNNNNNNNNNNNNNNNNNNNNNNNNNNNNNNNNNNNNNNNNNNNNNNNNNNNNNNNNNNNNNNNNNNNNNNNNNNNNNNNNNNNNNNNNNNNNNNNNNNNNNNNNNNNNNNNNNNNNNNNNNNNNNNNNNNNNNNNNNNNNNNNNNNNNNNNNNNNNNNNNNNNNNNNNNNNNNNNNNNNNNNNNNNNNNNNNNNNNNNNNNNNNNNNNNNNNNNNNNNNNNNNNNNNNNNNNNNNNNNNNNNNNNNNNNNNNNNNNNNNNNNNNNNNNNNNNNNNNNNNNNNNNNNNNNNNNNNNNNNNNNNNNNNNNNNNNNNNNNNNNNNNNNNNNNNNNNNNNNNNNNNNNNNNNNNNNNNNNNNNNNNNNNNNNNNNNNNNNNNNNNNNNNNNNNNNNNNNNNNNNNNNNNNNNNNNNNNNNNNNNNNNNNNNNNNNNNNNNNNNNNNNNNNNNNNNNNNNNNNNNNNNNNNNNNNNNNGACGTCCAGCATAGATTCCTTCGGACTTGGCCCATCGTCTCAAAGATATCGGCTTTTGGCTAATCCCGGTAGTCCTTCCCGCTAGAGACTTCAGTTTAGCTTTCCCTAAGGTTACGATCCACCATCTCCGAGATACTGTCACGAACCACTCCTTCAGCGGACAAACTCCGTATCCCCAGGATACTGCTCTGATTAACTGCTTACTACTGGTACTGCAACTGCTACTAGCCACATTCATCGCTTCTCTTTTATCCTCCCTTCAACAAGGCGAAAGAATCTAGACTGACCTGTTTACCACGTCCAGAGTTATCCCGCATCCGGCGGACGtcagaaccaaaaaaaaaggtCCCTGAGAAAAACCGTCATAAATCCACCAATACCCTATACAAGTTATAATACCAtcctcaataaatattaataaatttagttacataGATTTCACCccaaaaatccctttttaaacgactaattcaaaatttctaaaaaaaaatattatgattgaatttaaactttaccGTAGTGGTGCCATCTACAGACAAATAATCtatctttaaaagtattgaaaaaaaacctataataaatttcaatttattacaatgtactattttacagtattttgttttacaaagaaATGCCACGTCTTCGTGGAAGAGCAAGAAATATTGGTCGACGTACTCGAAACGCACAATTGGTCCATGATCGTTGATTGAATAGAACAGTTGAAGAACACTTGACGGGTAATGTGAATTCAAGAAATCAAGTTGCATCTTCacgtgaaaatgaaaattcagaGCAACGCAATCAACGTCTTCGTGCAAATGCATTAAGACAACGAGAGACCAACGAAAACAGAGAACGTAACCAACGGCGAATGCAAGATAATCGAGCATTGATACGAGCATCACTTAATCGTCTTGCGTTTGAATATGACCCTGAAATAGACTATTCGTCACATGCATTAATCTTAATCGGTAGTATGGACAATGAGCGTCCATATTGTcatgctttaaaatacaaaggtGAATTAGCTGGTTTATGATGCGCATCTGGAAAAATTTCACTTCCACCATTAAATCCACCACCGGAAcctttgaaaacattattagCTGGAACCGCATCTCAATCGAAATTGTTTTTGCGGAAAATTCGTAATTCGTCAATTCTTGCTTTCAAATGACATCATTTGGAGCAACAAAAATTGTTCATAATGAGGATGgtcgtaattttgaatctacATTTAAGATTCAAGGTCAAGTGTACCACCAAATTGGTTCATTGCTTCTAATGCCTAATGTCGATCCaaaattcttacaaatttaCTTTATGGGCGATGAGGAGCAACAAACTCATACACGATGCGTATACAACCATATAGAGTAGATGGGGGAACGAGAAATTGTGGACATTTTGGAAACGTTCTTGAAAAACCATAACCAATTGATACGATTGTTCAAGACTCTTTCCAACAGACTGCAAAACGACAACTACGCCAAGTTATTAAAGCAGACAAAGTGCCCTATGGAGAGCACACAGGCACATATAATGTTCCAACTGTTAATGAAGTTGCAGTTGTTATGGCTGGTGACCCATGTGAACGTCGAGATATTCGCATACAACGCAGAGATAATACAATACAAAGAATTCAAGACAATCATCGTTCTTACGACGCACTTCAATATGCGTTGATATTTTGGGAAGGAGAAGATggatatcatttaaatattaaacaaaggaATCCAACAACAGGCACAACTTAtagattatattataattttttttgaaccaaTTATTCctgtttatattataaatagttttatttacaggTGAAGAACTAATCAAGAAAGTTAGTGCGATGAATTTCTACGCATACCGGTTGATGATTCGTGAAaatgatgataataaaattCTCCGATGCAGACGGCTATTTCATCAGTACATTGTTGATATGTGTGTAAAAATCGAAAGTGAGAGATTgcgttatataaaatttaataaagcgaAACTTCGTTCTGAGGAGTACATTCATTTGCGTGACGCCATAATCGGTAACGTAGATGCAACGAATGATATCAACAACATCGGTACCGCATATATTCTTCCATCACCATACATTGGTAGTCCGCATCATATGCAAGAATATATTCAAGACATTGACTTACGTACGCGCATACGGCCGACCAGatctttttatcacatttacgtGTAATCCAAACtgggatgaaattaaaaatttactgttatCAGGTCAAACATCGATGCATCGCCATGATATCATTGCACGTgtgttcaaacaaaaattgaaatctctGATGAAATTGATTACGCATCACTTGGTATTTGGTGAAACACGATGTTGACTTTATTCTGTTGAATGGCAAAAACGAGGTTTACCTCATGCGCATATTTTGATTTGGTTGGTGGACCAAGTACGCCCAGAAGAAATTGACACAATTATTTCAGCGGAAATTCCAAATCCGAATGATGATCAAGAATTGTTTGACATTGTGACTACTAATATGATCCATGGTCCATGTGGTTCTCTCAACATGATGTCACCATGTATGGATAATGGAAAATGTATGAAACGTTTTCCTAAACCATGTCAAACTGACACTATCACCAATATCGATGGTTATCCATCTTAACGTCGTAGAGATGTAGACAATGGCGGTCAATCATATGAATTGCGTCTATCAAACGGTGTAAGAGTTGACATCGATAATCGCTGGGTGGTTCCATACTCACCATTACTGTGCAAAACCTATAAAGCATACATAAACGTTGAGTTATGCAGTTCGGTGAAGTCTATCAAGTACATTTGTAAGTACGTTCATAAGGGCAGTGATAAAGCTATATTTGctgttcaaaatgtaaataagaatGACGAAATAACACATTATCAAATGGGACGATACATAAGCAGTAATGAAGCTATTTGGCGAATTTTTACATTTCCTATACATGAAAGGGATCCTGCTGTTGTACATTTGGCTGCGCATCTTGAAAATGGACAGCGTGTTTATTTCACAGAACAGAATGCACTACAACAAGCTTTAACAGCTCCAAAAACAACTCTTACTGAATTTTTCAACCTTTGTAATCGACAAGATATTGTTGGTGAATTTGTAAAGACATTAATGTATACTGatgttcctaaatttttttacatggaataaaCAATCAAAAAGTTGGAAACCACGGAAACGAGGCACTCCAGTCCCAGGATTTGCCGACATAGTT includes:
- the LOC139426870 gene encoding uncharacterized protein, which gives rise to MTSFGATKIVHNEDGRNFESTFKIQGQVYHQIGSLLLMPNVDPKFLQIYFMGDEEQQTHTRCTAKRQLRQVIKADKVPYGEHTGTYNVPTVNEVAVVMAGDPCERRDIRIQRRDNTIQRIQDNHRSYDALQYALIFWEGEDGYHLNIKQRNPTTGEELIKKVSAMNFYAYRLMIRENDDNKILRCRRLFHQYIVDIDVDNGGQSYELRLSNGVRVDIDNRWVVPYSPLLCKTYKAYINVELCSSVKSIKYICKYVHKGSDKAIFAVQNVNKNDEITHYQMGRYISSNEAIWRIFTFPIHERDPAVVHLAAHLENGQRVYFTEQNALQQALTAPKTTLTEFFNLCNRQDIVGEFVKTLMYTDVPKFFYME